A stretch of Phragmites australis chromosome 12, lpPhrAust1.1, whole genome shotgun sequence DNA encodes these proteins:
- the LOC133887502 gene encoding uncharacterized protein LOC133887502 encodes MGKGKVHPSPSPAAAAVGGGGGGEMTAAAVLMRLLPAAVLAAVAPLGAEGKEVLAYLVLASLRSSAPQTPADEARAHGPELACGCFGCYTAYWSRWDGSPECDRDAIHRAIEAFEEHLARKEKEEEAGCKGRRGRKKRAAKGKAGKGKELAVEPPTPPSPAVLPVPQEPAKVEGGAEDVEAEEEVAKEESSATTFAVGEDDCGGGRGGEEEKRRRGWGAVLSWRGWGLWGSH; translated from the coding sequence ATGGGAAAGGGCAAGGTGCatccctcgccgtcgccggcggcagcggcggttgggggaggtggaggaggggagatgacggcggcggcggtgctgatGCGGCTGCTGCCCGCGGCGGTGCTGGCCGCGGTGGCACCGCTCGGGGCGGAGGGGAAGGAGGTGCTGGCGTACTTGGTGCTCGCGTCGCTGCGGTCCTCGGCGCCGCAGACGCCGGCGGATGAGGCGAGGGCGCACGGGCCGGAGCTCGCGTGCGGGTGCTTCGGGTGCTACACGGCGTACTGGTCGCGCTGGGACGGGTCCCCCGAGTGCGACCGCGACGCCATCCACCGCGCCATCGAGGCGTTCGAGGAGCACCTGGccaggaaggagaaggaggaggaggccggctgCAAGGGACGCCGCGGCCGCAAGAAGCGCGCTGCCAAGGGCAAGGCCGGCAAGGGCAAGGAGCTCGCCGTGGAGCCCCCCACGCCGCCGTCACCGGCCGTTCTCCCTGTTCCGCAAGAGCCCGCGAAGGTGGAGGGCGGCGCCGAGGATGTCGAGGCTGAGGAAGAGGTGGCGAAGGAGGAATCTAGTGCTACCACATTCGCCGTCGGCGAGGACGattgcggcggcggccgcggcggcgaggaggagaagCGGCGGCGCGGGTGGGGCGCCGTGCTCAGCTGGAGGGGGTGGGGCCTGTGGGGGTCCCACTAG